One window from the genome of Pyrobaculum ferrireducens encodes:
- a CDS encoding DUF488 family protein encodes MAVYTIGYSGFSPEEFLHTLAKFGVEAVVDVRRYPRSKTAFYTASVLREELGRVGVEYLWFGELGALGVRGPRAGCVDSATFDMYVWRLYHYAPAILQLDELARLSERRVVALVCREEDWRSCHRQFIADYLARRGFPVLHIRRRGTEGHVKTKCAEVFDPPPVDVVRRVYEDFRHLCSAGPVYLFGGALEGSAADVDVVVYGLGEGLPRGYDAQFIPAPREDLFHFHVTYNGVLICGKPIKISFERSLANELGETEERVRAFLHSGDPVLVCKAAKQLAFAVAAVLCGPRTSTWRRVKQCLEGHGLELPQAFKNCLTPPPPEVLKLHRSFVEKIAEVLRGFRASEPRGR; translated from the coding sequence GGCTGTGGTGGATGTTAGGCGCTATCCCCGTTCTAAAACCGCGTTCTACACGGCCAGTGTGCTGAGGGAGGAGCTGGGGAGGGTCGGCGTTGAGTATCTCTGGTTTGGGGAGCTGGGGGCCCTCGGCGTGAGGGGGCCCCGCGCGGGTTGCGTCGACTCGGCTACCTTCGACATGTACGTGTGGAGGCTGTACCACTACGCCCCGGCGATCCTACAGCTGGACGAGCTGGCTAGGCTATCCGAGAGGCGCGTAGTGGCGCTGGTGTGTAGAGAGGAGGACTGGCGCAGTTGCCATAGGCAGTTCATCGCCGACTACCTGGCGAGGAGGGGCTTCCCGGTTCTCCACATAAGGAGGAGGGGGACGGAGGGGCACGTAAAGACCAAATGCGCGGAGGTTTTCGACCCGCCTCCCGTCGACGTCGTGAGGAGGGTGTACGAGGATTTTAGACACCTGTGCTCCGCCGGCCCCGTCTACCTCTTCGGCGGGGCGCTGGAGGGCTCCGCCGCAGATGTAGACGTGGTGGTGTACGGCCTGGGGGAGGGATTGCCGAGGGGCTACGACGCCCAGTTCATCCCGGCGCCTAGGGAGGACCTCTTCCACTTCCACGTCACGTACAACGGGGTCTTGATATGTGGAAAGCCCATCAAAATATCCTTCGAGAGGAGTCTCGCCAACGAGCTGGGCGAAACCGAGGAGAGGGTGAGGGCTTTTCTACACTCGGGCGACCCCGTTTTGGTTTGCAAAGCCGCTAAACAACTAGCCTTCGCCGTTGCGGCTGTGCTGTGCGGCCCGAGGACAAGCACGTGGAGGAGGGTAAAGCAGTGTCTAGAGGGGCACGGGCTGGAGCTCCCCCAGGCATTTAAAAACTGCCTGACGCCTCCACCCCCCGAAGTTTTGAAGCTACACAGATCCTTCGTAGAAAAAATTGCGGAGGTGCTGAGAGGTTTTCGGGCTAGTGAACCGCGGGGGAGGTAA
- the ilvD gene encoding dihydroxy-acid dehydratase — protein sequence MVKVKIRSPQWYDGVDNAPHRPYLRAIGLTDEDIARPLVGVLASWSELGPCNYHTLDLVRYVKEGVKEAGGVGLAAPTIVVNDGINMGTPGMRYSLISRDLIADTIEAQFNAHGVDAWVGIGGCDKTQPGIMMAMARLDLPAVYLYGGSAEAGFMGERELTIEDVFEAVGAFVAGKITMEELKRVEELSFPTYGTCQGMFTANTMAMLGEALGLSLLGSASPPATSARRRAYAVASGRAVLKAAELGITPRKVLTYDAFHNAAVALFATAGSTNAILHLIAIAHEAGVKFTLDDFDAISRKVPVIAALRPAGPYAMQDLDRVGGVPRILKKLYKAGLLRPEALTVEGEPIGKLLERWQPPAVPEAGVLYDVERPYKPYAGIRILRGNLAPDGAVMKVGAAERLRFEGRARVFDGEAEAFKAVAAGEIKPGDVVVIRYEGPKGAPGMPEMLKVTAAIVGAGLGEHVAMITDGRFSGATRGIMVGHVAPEAAVGGPIALVQDGDRIVIDGEGGRLTLDVGEEELKRRRANWTPPPPKYRGGLLAKYAALVQQADKGAVTSPAVH from the coding sequence ATGGTCAAGGTGAAGATACGTAGCCCTCAGTGGTACGACGGCGTGGACAACGCCCCCCACCGCCCCTACCTTCGGGCCATAGGGCTAACAGACGAGGATATTGCGAGGCCTCTGGTTGGGGTGCTGGCGTCTTGGTCTGAGCTGGGGCCCTGCAACTACCACACTCTTGACTTGGTGAGGTATGTAAAGGAGGGGGTCAAGGAGGCGGGGGGCGTGGGCCTCGCCGCGCCTACCATAGTGGTCAACGACGGCATAAACATGGGGACGCCTGGGATGAGGTACTCGCTGATAAGTAGAGATCTCATTGCTGATACAATAGAGGCGCAGTTCAACGCTCACGGAGTAGACGCCTGGGTGGGGATAGGGGGGTGCGACAAGACGCAGCCAGGCATCATGATGGCCATGGCCCGCCTCGACCTCCCCGCCGTCTATCTATACGGCGGGTCCGCGGAGGCTGGGTTCATGGGCGAGAGAGAGCTCACAATAGAAGACGTCTTCGAGGCCGTCGGCGCCTTTGTAGCTGGCAAAATCACCATGGAGGAGCTTAAGCGGGTTGAGGAGCTGTCCTTCCCCACATACGGCACGTGCCAAGGCATGTTCACAGCCAACACCATGGCCATGCTGGGGGAGGCCCTCGGCCTCTCCCTCCTAGGCTCAGCCTCGCCGCCAGCCACCTCCGCCAGGCGGAGGGCATACGCAGTGGCGTCCGGCAGGGCGGTTCTCAAAGCCGCGGAGCTGGGCATAACCCCCCGCAAGGTGCTGACCTACGACGCCTTCCACAACGCCGCAGTGGCTCTGTTCGCCACCGCCGGCTCCACCAACGCCATACTCCACCTAATCGCCATCGCACACGAGGCGGGGGTGAAATTCACCCTCGACGACTTCGACGCGATTAGTAGAAAAGTCCCCGTGATAGCCGCCTTGAGGCCGGCCGGCCCATACGCAATGCAGGATCTGGACAGGGTGGGCGGGGTCCCCAGGATATTGAAAAAGCTTTATAAAGCCGGCCTTCTGAGGCCGGAGGCCCTCACGGTGGAGGGAGAGCCCATCGGCAAGTTGCTGGAGAGGTGGCAACCACCTGCGGTGCCGGAGGCCGGAGTGCTGTACGACGTGGAGAGGCCCTACAAGCCCTACGCCGGTATTAGAATTCTCCGGGGCAACCTCGCCCCAGACGGCGCTGTGATGAAGGTGGGGGCGGCGGAGAGGTTGAGATTCGAGGGGAGGGCCAGGGTTTTCGACGGAGAGGCAGAGGCCTTCAAGGCGGTGGCCGCCGGGGAGATAAAGCCGGGGGACGTCGTGGTGATACGCTACGAGGGGCCGAAGGGGGCGCCCGGCATGCCGGAGATGCTGAAGGTAACCGCCGCCATCGTCGGCGCGGGGCTAGGGGAGCACGTGGCTATGATAACAGACGGGCGGTTCTCCGGAGCCACAAGGGGGATAATGGTCGGCCACGTGGCGCCGGAAGCCGCCGTGGGGGGCCCAATAGCTCTCGTCCAAGACGGCGACAGGATTGTAATAGACGGCGAGGGGGGACGCCTCACGCTAGACGTAGGCGAGGAGGAGCTGAAGAGGAGGCGCGCCAACTGGACACCACCCCCGCCCAAGTACAGGGGAGGCCTCCTGGCTAAATACGCCGCCTTGGTTCAACAAGCCGACAAAGGCGCCGTTACCTCCCCCGCGGTTCACTAG
- a CDS encoding radical SAM protein → MRDRPVYVIGAGTPLVGTLAFGIVDRGTNVVEVRPTSLCSLNCVFCSVNAGPLSRARWAEYVVEPEALLAALEEVVRFKNTGDLEVHIDGMGDPGLFKDLAELVRGAKAIPGVAVVSMQTRLYMLDVERIRELAAAGLDRFNVSIDAMDPQLAKKLAGADWYDVELVFSRVKTALEAGINVVISPVWVPGLNDAEMPRIVKWAVEHGVGRGGTPVLIQKYIPHKRGRRVKTRPMSWGEFWKRLREMERELGVALIPKPGEYRIHKAPELPKPYRVGDYVTVEVVGRGIFKGELLAVPTSRRGTAIWDRVMTLVLGSGASEDMVGRRMRVKVIEDSHNIYIARPAGR, encoded by the coding sequence GTGAGAGACAGGCCTGTTTACGTAATCGGGGCCGGGACCCCCCTGGTGGGTACTCTGGCTTTCGGCATAGTGGATAGGGGGACCAACGTCGTCGAGGTGAGGCCTACGAGCCTCTGCTCCTTGAACTGCGTGTTTTGCTCAGTGAACGCGGGGCCTCTGTCTAGGGCTAGGTGGGCTGAGTACGTTGTGGAGCCCGAGGCTCTGCTGGCGGCGCTGGAGGAGGTGGTTAGGTTCAAGAACACCGGCGATTTGGAGGTCCACATCGACGGTATGGGGGATCCTGGTCTCTTCAAGGATCTCGCCGAGCTGGTAAGAGGGGCGAAGGCTATACCCGGCGTCGCCGTGGTTTCCATGCAGACCCGCCTATATATGCTGGACGTGGAGAGGATTAGGGAACTCGCGGCGGCCGGCCTCGACAGATTTAACGTAAGTATCGACGCCATGGATCCACAACTGGCGAAAAAGCTGGCCGGCGCCGACTGGTACGACGTGGAGCTTGTGTTCAGCCGCGTAAAGACGGCGCTGGAGGCTGGGATAAACGTGGTGATAAGCCCCGTCTGGGTGCCGGGTCTGAACGACGCGGAGATGCCCAGAATCGTGAAGTGGGCGGTGGAGCACGGCGTGGGGAGGGGAGGCACCCCCGTCTTGATACAGAAGTACATTCCCCACAAAAGGGGGAGGCGTGTAAAGACGAGGCCCATGTCCTGGGGGGAGTTCTGGAAGAGGCTGAGGGAGATGGAGCGGGAGCTGGGCGTCGCCCTGATACCGAAGCCGGGGGAGTACAGAATACACAAGGCGCCGGAGTTGCCAAAGCCCTACAGGGTGGGGGATTACGTAACTGTGGAAGTGGTGGGTAGGGGGATTTTCAAAGGCGAATTGCTGGCAGTGCCGACGTCTAGGCGGGGCACGGCGATTTGGGATAGAGTGATGACGCTGGTGTTAGGAAGCGGGGCGTCTGAGGATATGGTGGGGCGGCGGATGCGTGTAAAAGTTATTGAGGATAGCCACAACATCTACATAGCCCGCCCGGCGGGGAGATAA
- a CDS encoding NADH-quinone oxidoreductase subunit D, with translation MLDEWPFNLNFGTTYYLEKEEALVNGRRGLTLVVGPQHPGSGHMRLFVVVDGDVIVDVVPDPGFVHRGIEKLGENRPYWMLVPLVEKASIMDSANIIYPTVLALEKGLALEPPPRAQYLRLIMAELTRIRTHLYDLSLLGIFLGHSTAFMWGFALQDLFAEVFAKITGARTTTAYLVPGGVRRDFKPEHVEAVERLLRKVEEKLKDFKTLFLDNPVTRARLENVGVLDAKRVTELGVVGPFARASGVDFDVRKAYPYDAYREFGVEPVVEKGGDAWARTVVRWGEIQVSIALVRKALRELPGGDVIDNALLFKNPEYRREGISGVLGVYTYLYPEPGEWMGMAEATRGLSMTHLWTTGLQRVYRMRVVTPSWRNLLGDGGGYEGPAACGYAGGLHVVWILPARSGPMTRVRLLDLDRGGVVELEVDGGAHPNAIIEKLREMGLVSSRETVIYGVSQDGRRIWYVPAATVDQLVAYSNQTKQPLSFRRFPIHGLGEAPR, from the coding sequence ATGCTAGATGAGTGGCCGTTCAACCTGAACTTCGGCACCACCTACTACTTGGAGAAGGAGGAGGCTCTAGTGAACGGGCGCCGCGGCCTCACCCTCGTGGTGGGGCCTCAGCACCCGGGCTCCGGCCACATGAGGCTGTTCGTCGTGGTGGACGGAGACGTCATCGTGGACGTGGTGCCGGATCCCGGCTTTGTGCACAGGGGTATAGAGAAGCTGGGGGAGAACAGGCCGTACTGGATGCTGGTTCCGCTGGTGGAGAAGGCGTCGATTATGGACAGCGCGAATATTATATACCCCACTGTGCTGGCGCTGGAGAAGGGCCTCGCCCTCGAGCCGCCTCCCAGGGCCCAGTACCTCAGGCTGATAATGGCCGAGCTGACCAGGATCAGGACCCACCTCTACGATCTCTCGCTCTTGGGCATTTTCCTCGGCCACTCCACGGCGTTTATGTGGGGTTTCGCTCTGCAAGACCTCTTCGCCGAGGTGTTCGCCAAGATAACGGGGGCTAGGACTACTACGGCGTATCTAGTGCCGGGGGGTGTCAGGAGGGACTTCAAGCCGGAGCATGTGGAGGCGGTGGAGAGGCTGTTGCGGAAGGTCGAGGAGAAGCTTAAAGACTTTAAAACGCTGTTTCTAGACAACCCCGTGACCAGGGCTAGGCTCGAGAATGTGGGTGTGCTGGACGCCAAGAGGGTGACTGAGCTCGGCGTGGTGGGGCCCTTCGCCCGCGCCTCGGGGGTGGACTTCGACGTGAGGAAGGCATATCCCTACGACGCCTATAGAGAGTTCGGCGTCGAGCCGGTGGTTGAGAAGGGGGGCGACGCGTGGGCTAGGACTGTGGTGAGGTGGGGGGAGATACAGGTCTCGATTGCGCTGGTGAGGAAGGCGCTGAGGGAGCTACCCGGCGGCGACGTGATAGACAACGCCCTCCTGTTTAAAAACCCCGAGTACAGGAGGGAGGGGATATCCGGGGTTTTAGGCGTCTACACCTACCTCTACCCGGAGCCGGGGGAGTGGATGGGCATGGCCGAGGCCACCAGGGGCCTATCCATGACCCACCTGTGGACCACGGGCCTACAGAGGGTGTACAGGATGAGGGTTGTCACGCCCAGCTGGCGCAACCTCCTGGGGGATGGTGGAGGCTATGAAGGGCCAGCGGCTTGCGGATATGCCGGCGGTCTACATGTCGTTTGGATACTTCCCGCCCGAAGCGGACCGATGACGAGGGTGAGGTTGCTAGATCTAGACCGCGGCGGCGTTGTCGAGCTTGAGGTGGACGGCGGCGCGCATCCCAACGCCATAATTGAAAAGCTGAGGGAGATGGGGCTGGTGTCTAGCCGCGAGACGGTTATATACGGAGTGAGCCAAGACGGGCGGCGCATCTGGTACGTGCCAGCAGCCACCGTGGATCAGCTAGTGGCCTACTCCAACCAGACAAAACAGCCGCTTTCCTTCAGGAGATTCCCAATCCACGGCCTCGGCGAGGCGCCTAGGTGA
- a CDS encoding NADH-quinone oxidoreductase subunit B, with amino-acid sequence MKPLSKIIDRVGKWGVKWSLWPPHLVTACCGVEFGHAFGSAYDAERFGMLPMGSLRQSNIIVIEGTITMKMAKFLKYVWDQMPEPKYVIAMGACAIKGGVFYGSYHMVPASKVVPVHGYVSGCPPTPEALLKVVKELQEEIGHAR; translated from the coding sequence ATGAAGCCGTTGTCAAAAATCATAGACAGGGTTGGGAAATGGGGCGTGAAGTGGTCGCTGTGGCCGCCTCACCTCGTCACTGCGTGTTGCGGCGTGGAGTTCGGCCACGCCTTTGGCTCTGCCTACGACGCGGAGCGCTTCGGAATGTTGCCGATGGGTAGCCTCAGGCAGAGCAACATAATCGTGATCGAGGGCACCATAACCATGAAAATGGCGAAGTTTCTGAAGTACGTCTGGGATCAGATGCCAGAGCCTAAGTACGTCATCGCGATGGGGGCCTGCGCGATTAAAGGCGGCGTCTTCTACGGGAGCTACCATATGGTCCCCGCCTCCAAGGTCGTCCCCGTCCACGGCTATGTGTCTGGCTGTCCCCCAACCCCGGAGGCCCTCTTGAAGGTGGTGAAGGAGCTCCAGGAGGAGATTGGCCATGCTAGATGA
- the ndhC gene encoding NADH-quinone oxidoreductase subunit A, giving the protein MAFLIFLLALLGALVLLVAIGYVLAPKKPSDVKYRRFEAGGPPFGEAKRRLLMQYIGYIYLVTAVEALVGLMIVAYLSKPAALEFAVYLAVALVLVAAFVASHIKTLADVRRWS; this is encoded by the coding sequence ATGGCCTTCCTAATATTTCTACTAGCCCTGCTGGGGGCCTTAGTGCTACTAGTGGCGATTGGCTACGTACTCGCGCCGAAGAAGCCGTCTGACGTCAAGTATAGACGCTTTGAGGCAGGTGGGCCGCCGTTCGGCGAGGCGAAGAGGCGCCTGCTGATGCAGTACATCGGGTACATATACCTCGTGACGGCGGTGGAGGCACTCGTGGGCCTCATGATCGTCGCCTATCTATCTAAACCCGCCGCGCTGGAGTTCGCGGTGTACCTCGCAGTGGCGCTTGTATTAGTGGCTGCGTTCGTTGCTAGTCACATAAAGACGCTGGCAGATGTGAGGAGATGGAGTTAG
- the nuoH gene encoding NADH-quinone oxidoreductase subunit NuoH: protein MAFPIPLTPDLIAALVFPGILALFGFLVVAIWGERKLVAKVQWRYGPLYVSKQIGGFLQPIADLVKLLFSELVIPRHTNRFLFAATPVLLFAAEALPVVFIAAAPGLVILYSQYGVVLAVVVWLLVAVFLVAMAWTEADKWTYIGAVREILLTAAYEVPLLLSVLAMVILYNTADPFGVVEAQSWLWGIILNPLAFIAFYISLMMSTTRFPFEIPEAEPEVVLGPYTEYGSTLFILSFGGTYVKMYATSLLGVALFLGGWLPAADTITGATVTALKLAIFVLPLILVRAIYPRYRIDQALRIGWTKLLAISLGAVALSALLRAVWPS from the coding sequence ATGGCGTTTCCGATACCCCTCACCCCCGACTTAATAGCCGCCTTGGTGTTTCCCGGAATACTGGCGCTTTTCGGGTTTTTAGTAGTGGCTATATGGGGGGAGAGGAAGCTTGTGGCCAAGGTGCAGTGGAGATACGGCCCTCTGTACGTCTCCAAGCAGATCGGCGGCTTCCTCCAGCCAATAGCGGATTTGGTGAAGCTGTTGTTCTCAGAGCTCGTAATCCCCAGGCATACCAACCGGTTTCTATTCGCGGCTACGCCGGTGCTTCTATTCGCCGCGGAGGCGCTCCCCGTGGTCTTCATCGCGGCGGCGCCCGGGCTGGTGATTCTATACAGCCAATACGGCGTTGTGCTGGCCGTCGTCGTGTGGCTACTGGTGGCTGTGTTTCTGGTGGCCATGGCGTGGACGGAGGCGGATAAGTGGACATACATCGGGGCTGTGAGAGAGATTTTGCTAACCGCGGCGTACGAGGTGCCGCTACTCCTCTCGGTGCTGGCAATGGTGATCCTGTACAACACCGCAGATCCCTTCGGAGTTGTCGAGGCGCAGAGCTGGCTGTGGGGCATCATCCTCAACCCGCTGGCCTTCATAGCGTTCTACATATCGCTCATGATGTCCACCACCAGGTTCCCATTTGAGATACCGGAGGCCGAGCCGGAGGTGGTGCTGGGGCCCTACACAGAGTACGGCTCGACGCTGTTCATCCTCTCGTTCGGCGGCACATATGTAAAGATGTACGCAACTTCACTACTCGGCGTCGCCCTCTTCCTAGGCGGCTGGCTACCCGCCGCCGACACTATCACAGGTGCTACCGTTACGGCTCTGAAACTTGCAATCTTCGTACTGCCTCTGATATTGGTCAGAGCTATATACCCAAGGTACAGGATTGACCAAGCGCTGAGAATTGGGTGGACCAAGCTGTTAGCCATTTCCCTAGGCGCCGTAGCTCTGTCGGCTCTGCTGAGGGCGGTATGGCCTTCCTAA
- a CDS encoding NADH-quinone oxidoreductase subunit I codes for MSIHLKLFAVAVKNLFEKRWTVRWPEERRDYGERVRGFIVNDKSKCISCQLCEAVCPAKAIKFHLEEDGKRYPGIDWGRCILCGYCVDACPTGSLQHTAHVEITWRSLDTYRRPREMTPEAVKAERGTAALV; via the coding sequence ATGAGCATACACCTAAAGCTCTTCGCAGTTGCTGTAAAAAACCTCTTTGAGAAGCGGTGGACCGTCAGATGGCCGGAGGAGAGGCGGGACTACGGGGAGAGGGTAAGGGGGTTTATAGTAAACGACAAGTCTAAATGTATCTCGTGCCAGCTCTGCGAGGCTGTCTGCCCAGCAAAGGCGATTAAATTCCACCTAGAGGAAGACGGGAAGCGCTACCCGGGCATTGACTGGGGTAGGTGCATCCTCTGCGGCTACTGCGTAGACGCCTGCCCCACAGGCTCTCTGCAACACACCGCCCACGTCGAGATTACCTGGAGAAGTCTTGATACCTACAGAAGGCCCAGGGAGATGACGCCGGAGGCCGTCAAGGCCGAGAGGGGGACCGCGGCGCTGGTGTAG
- a CDS encoding thiamine pyrophosphate-dependent enzyme: MKVAEEYPGLYEYANFELPQEELFLPGHGLCASCTIGVIARHMLKVLGPDTVVVNPTGCAEVSTVVYPRTNWAVPWIHVAFGNGGSVASGIEAAIKVLKRRGVIDPNRKINVVVFAGDGGTADIGFQALSGLLERGHKVIYVMYDNEGYMNTGIQRSGTTPLGASTTTAPAGRKVPGNVTHKKPMAAIAAAHGIPYVATANPAYVHDMVYKFKKAAEAEGPAFLHILQSCTPGWRFEPKYAIRVLELATETGYWVNYEIDHGEFRVTLPVPRRKPVKCFLELQGRFKHLKPEEVEAIQAVIDRDVEEINRIMGKEVIGPVDPSLPCITPRGAR; the protein is encoded by the coding sequence ATGAAGGTGGCTGAGGAGTACCCGGGGCTGTACGAATACGCAAACTTCGAACTCCCACAGGAGGAGCTGTTCCTCCCAGGCCACGGCCTGTGCGCCAGCTGTACAATAGGCGTCATAGCTAGACACATGCTCAAGGTCCTCGGCCCCGACACGGTCGTCGTGAACCCGACTGGTTGCGCCGAGGTCTCCACCGTGGTTTATCCGAGGACAAACTGGGCTGTGCCGTGGATACATGTGGCGTTTGGAAACGGCGGGTCGGTGGCCTCCGGCATAGAGGCGGCCATCAAGGTGTTAAAGAGACGCGGCGTAATAGACCCAAACCGGAAGATTAACGTAGTGGTTTTCGCTGGAGACGGCGGCACGGCTGACATCGGCTTCCAGGCTTTGAGCGGGCTGCTTGAGCGGGGCCACAAAGTGATCTACGTCATGTACGACAACGAGGGGTATATGAACACTGGGATTCAGCGTAGCGGCACCACGCCGCTTGGCGCCTCCACAACCACGGCGCCAGCGGGGAGGAAGGTGCCGGGTAACGTGACTCACAAGAAGCCGATGGCCGCCATAGCCGCGGCCCACGGCATTCCATACGTCGCGACAGCAAACCCCGCGTACGTCCACGACATGGTTTACAAATTTAAGAAGGCGGCCGAGGCCGAGGGCCCGGCCTTCCTCCACATACTGCAGTCCTGCACGCCGGGGTGGCGCTTCGAGCCTAAGTACGCCATCCGTGTATTAGAGCTGGCCACGGAGACCGGCTACTGGGTCAACTACGAAATCGACCACGGAGAGTTCAGAGTGACGTTGCCAGTGCCCAGGAGGAAGCCGGTTAAGTGCTTCCTGGAGCTACAAGGCCGCTTCAAGCATCTAAAGCCTGAGGAGGTGGAGGCAATACAGGCGGTGATAGATAGAGACGTCGAGGAGATAAACAGGATAATGGGCAAAGAGGTAATTGGACCCGTCGATCCGAGCCTGCCCTGTATAACGCCCCGCGGCGCGAGATGA
- a CDS encoding transketolase C-terminal domain-containing protein, with translation MTAQIVAPKERKVAQKRIALTGNHAVALAVKMARAEVIAAYPITPQTPVVEKLAEYVNNGELDAEFIPVESEHSAMSAVIGASAMGARTFTETSSQGLGHMYENLPIAVGMRLPIVMGMAVRTYSAPINVWGDYSDVMSMRELGWIIYIAQNAQEAFDTVIQAYRVAEDSRVHLPAVVAYDGFWTSHVLQPLDVPEDEEEVMRYAPITRSWVKLDVDNPAQLGAVGTPEWYWEIRWQAVEALRASLKVIQEADEEYGKVFGRSYGLLTPYRLEDAELAIVAYGSIFGLVKKVVDRLRREGVRAGALRLRVIRPWPGDMFKKLLEHVDKVAVIDRAINHGGPLYGPMAVEIAATIQKPVYNVLATIGMRAIDSDMIYDAVVKIHRGLWVPNTPYTVGLRGYE, from the coding sequence ATGACGGCGCAGATTGTAGCTCCAAAAGAGCGGAAAGTTGCGCAGAAGCGCATCGCCCTTACGGGCAACCACGCCGTGGCGCTGGCGGTCAAGATGGCCCGGGCCGAGGTGATAGCTGCCTATCCCATCACGCCGCAGACCCCTGTGGTGGAGAAGCTCGCTGAGTATGTAAACAACGGCGAGCTAGACGCCGAGTTTATACCTGTGGAGAGCGAACACTCTGCCATGTCGGCGGTGATCGGAGCCTCAGCCATGGGAGCAAGGACCTTTACGGAGACTTCCTCCCAAGGCCTGGGCCATATGTACGAAAACTTGCCAATAGCAGTGGGCATGAGGCTACCCATAGTAATGGGCATGGCGGTGAGGACGTACTCAGCCCCAATAAACGTGTGGGGAGACTACAGCGACGTAATGTCGATGAGAGAGCTGGGATGGATAATATACATCGCACAGAACGCCCAGGAGGCCTTCGACACCGTGATACAAGCGTACCGCGTCGCCGAGGACTCCAGAGTCCACCTCCCAGCCGTCGTGGCCTACGACGGCTTCTGGACAAGCCACGTGCTACAACCACTAGACGTACCTGAGGACGAGGAGGAGGTGATGCGCTACGCCCCCATTACGAGGAGCTGGGTGAAGCTGGACGTCGACAACCCGGCTCAGCTCGGCGCGGTGGGCACGCCGGAGTGGTACTGGGAGATTAGGTGGCAGGCGGTTGAGGCTCTCCGCGCCTCGCTGAAGGTTATTCAAGAGGCGGATGAGGAGTACGGAAAGGTGTTCGGGCGTAGCTACGGCCTCCTCACGCCGTACAGGCTGGAGGACGCGGAGCTGGCAATCGTAGCCTACGGCTCAATCTTCGGCCTGGTGAAGAAGGTTGTGGATAGGCTGAGGCGCGAGGGCGTCAGGGCGGGGGCTTTGAGGCTTAGGGTGATACGTCCGTGGCCCGGTGACATGTTTAAGAAGTTGCTGGAGCACGTGGACAAGGTCGCCGTGATTGACCGAGCGATTAACCACGGCGGGCCGCTGTACGGGCCCATGGCCGTGGAGATAGCGGCGACGATACAGAAGCCGGTGTACAACGTGTTAGCCACCATCGGCATGAGGGCAATAGACTCCGACATGATATACGACGCCGTTGTTAAAATCCACAGAGGGCTGTGGGTGCCCAACACGCCGTACACGGTGGGCTTGAGGGGGTATGAGTGA
- a CDS encoding 2-oxoacid:acceptor oxidoreductase family protein, producing MRVETVWLGRGGQGIVTATYIVANASIIDGFHAIANPEFGAERRGAPVKAFLTISKEPIEDQEPVKTPDVVVVFDDKLIDSMRFAIDAVKPGGYVIINTGKSPEEAKKLVGRDDVYLVVLDAIDIARRHVKLDVPNGPLAGAFSKVMGFPTLESIKQAFETQLGKAVEQNFAATKEAYEKAVVIPPARVDASAKPKGIISTTSAFLTGPYEIVGWREVNKAGAVFPGTSLFYTTGGWRIDKPVIDHSKCIMCRKCWLYCPDDAIIEAWREAEGPRGRKFRMKAIDFDYQYCKGCGVCAEVCPTGAIQMVREL from the coding sequence ATGCGAGTAGAAACCGTCTGGCTGGGGCGGGGAGGCCAGGGCATCGTCACGGCAACATACATAGTGGCTAACGCCTCTATTATCGACGGGTTTCACGCAATAGCCAACCCCGAATTCGGGGCCGAGCGGAGGGGGGCGCCCGTGAAAGCCTTTCTAACAATTAGCAAAGAACCTATCGAGGACCAGGAGCCGGTGAAAACCCCCGACGTGGTGGTGGTTTTCGACGACAAGCTAATCGACAGCATGAGATTTGCCATCGACGCAGTCAAGCCAGGTGGGTACGTAATAATTAATACTGGTAAAAGCCCGGAGGAGGCTAAGAAGCTTGTGGGGAGGGATGACGTGTATCTAGTCGTGTTAGACGCAATAGACATAGCTAGGCGCCACGTGAAGCTCGATGTTCCAAACGGACCTCTTGCAGGAGCCTTTTCAAAAGTCATGGGATTCCCCACGCTGGAGTCCATAAAACAAGCCTTCGAGACGCAACTGGGCAAGGCGGTGGAGCAGAACTTCGCCGCCACCAAGGAGGCTTATGAAAAAGCCGTGGTTATCCCGCCGGCTAGAGTAGACGCCTCGGCTAAGCCCAAGGGGATAATCTCAACCACCTCGGCGTTCCTTACAGGACCGTACGAGATAGTGGGGTGGAGGGAGGTGAATAAGGCGGGTGCCGTCTTCCCAGGTACAAGCCTGTTCTACACCACAGGAGGGTGGCGTATCGATAAGCCGGTGATCGACCACTCGAAGTGTATAATGTGCAGGAAGTGCTGGCTCTACTGCCCAGACGACGCCATAATAGAGGCGTGGAGAGAGGCGGAGGGGCCCCGTGGGAGGAAGTTCAGAATGAAGGCAATCGATTTCGACTACCAGTACTGTAAGGGTTGCGGCGTCTGCGCCGAGGTGTGTCCGACAGGAGCAATCCAGATGGTGAGGGAGTTATGA